One genomic window of Peromyscus maniculatus bairdii isolate BWxNUB_F1_BW_parent chromosome 2, HU_Pman_BW_mat_3.1, whole genome shotgun sequence includes the following:
- the Dnajb5 gene encoding dnaJ homolog subfamily B member 5 isoform X1, with translation MFKRTVLSCPPPAAPPLQARGAFRSFPHFWGEDFLASLMFKIQLEPLKLRAWTLNGFVKFRNKEPSTGPVAVMGKDYYKILGIPSGANEDEIKKAYRKMALKYHPDKNKEPNAEEKFKEIAEAYDVLSDPKKRSLYDQYGEEGLKTGGGTSGGSSGSFHYTFHGDPHATFASFFGGSNPFDIFFASSRSTRPFSGFDPDDMDVDEDEDPFGAFGRFGFNGLSRGPRRAPEPLYPRRKVQDPPVVHELRVSLEEIYHGSTKRMKITRRRLNPDGRTVRTEDKILHIVIKRGWKEGTKITFPKEGDATPDNIPADIVFVLKDKPHAHFRRDGTNVLYSALISLKEALCGCTVNIPTIDGRVIPLPCNDVIKPGTVKRLRGEGLPFPKVPTQRGDLIVEFKVRFPDRLPPQTRQILKQHLPCS, from the exons atgtTTAAGCGCACAGTGCtctcctgcccacccccagcAGCACCCCCACTGCAGGCCCGAGGAGCTTTCCGGAGCTTCCCACACTTCTGGGGAGAAGACTTCTTAGCCAGCTTGATGTTTAAAATTCAGCTGGAGCCCTTAAAACTTCGAGCGTGGACGCTGAATGGGTTTGTAAAGTTTCG AAACAAGGAGCCTAGCACCGGTCCAGTGGCTGTGATGGGGAAGGATTATTACAAGATTCTCGGGATCCCGTCAGGGGCCAATGAGGATGAGATCAAAAAAGCCTATCGGAAGATGGCCTTGAAATACCACCCAGACAAGAACAAGGAACCCAACGCTGAGGAGAAGTTTAAGGAGATTGCTGAGGCCTATGACGTGCTGAGTGACCCTAAGAAACGGAGCCTGTATGACCAGTATGGGGAGGAAG GCCTCAAGACCGGCGGTGGTACTTCAGGTGGCTCCAGTGGCTCCTTTCACTACACCTTTCATGGGGACCCTCATGCCACCTTTGCTTCCTTCTTTGGTGGCTCCAACCCCTTCGATATCTTCTTTGCCAGCAGCCGCTCCACTCGGCCCTTCAGTGGCTTTGACCCAGATGACATGGATGTGGATGAAGATGAGGACCCATTTGGTGCCTTTGGCCGCTTTGGCTTCAATGGGTTGAGCAGGGGTCCAAGGCGAGCCCCAGAACCACTGTACCCCCGGCGCAAGGTGCAAGACCCCCCTGTGGTGCATGAGCTTCGGGTATCCCTGGAGGAGATCTACCATGGCTCCACTAAGCGCATGAAGATTACAAGACGGCGCCTCAACCCTGATGGGCGAACTGTGCGCACCGAGGACAAAATCCTGCACATCGTCATCAAGCGCGGTTGGAAGGAAGGTACCAAGATCACCTTCCCCAAAGAGGGCGATGCCACACCTGACAACATCCCAGCCGACATTGTCTTCGTGCTCAAAGATAAGCCTCATGCACACTTCCGCCGAGATGGCACCAATGTGCTCTACAGTGCGCTCATCAGCCTCAAGGAg GCGCTGTGTGGCTGCACCGTGAACATTCCCACCATTGATGGCCGAGTGATCCCTCTGCCCTGCAACGATGTTATCAAGCCAGGCACCGTGAAGAGACTCCGCGGGGAGGGCCTCCCCTTCCCCAAGGTGCCCACTCAGCGGGGAGACCTCATTGTTGAGTTCAAAGTTCGGTTCCCTGACAGATTACCACCGCAGACACGGCAGATCCTTAAGCAGCACCTCCCCTGCTCCTAG
- the Dnajb5 gene encoding dnaJ homolog subfamily B member 5 isoform X2 yields MFKIQLEPLKLRAWTLNGFVKFRNKEPSTGPVAVMGKDYYKILGIPSGANEDEIKKAYRKMALKYHPDKNKEPNAEEKFKEIAEAYDVLSDPKKRSLYDQYGEEGLKTGGGTSGGSSGSFHYTFHGDPHATFASFFGGSNPFDIFFASSRSTRPFSGFDPDDMDVDEDEDPFGAFGRFGFNGLSRGPRRAPEPLYPRRKVQDPPVVHELRVSLEEIYHGSTKRMKITRRRLNPDGRTVRTEDKILHIVIKRGWKEGTKITFPKEGDATPDNIPADIVFVLKDKPHAHFRRDGTNVLYSALISLKEALCGCTVNIPTIDGRVIPLPCNDVIKPGTVKRLRGEGLPFPKVPTQRGDLIVEFKVRFPDRLPPQTRQILKQHLPCS; encoded by the exons ATGTTTAAAATTCAGCTGGAGCCCTTAAAACTTCGAGCGTGGACGCTGAATGGGTTTGTAAAGTTTCG AAACAAGGAGCCTAGCACCGGTCCAGTGGCTGTGATGGGGAAGGATTATTACAAGATTCTCGGGATCCCGTCAGGGGCCAATGAGGATGAGATCAAAAAAGCCTATCGGAAGATGGCCTTGAAATACCACCCAGACAAGAACAAGGAACCCAACGCTGAGGAGAAGTTTAAGGAGATTGCTGAGGCCTATGACGTGCTGAGTGACCCTAAGAAACGGAGCCTGTATGACCAGTATGGGGAGGAAG GCCTCAAGACCGGCGGTGGTACTTCAGGTGGCTCCAGTGGCTCCTTTCACTACACCTTTCATGGGGACCCTCATGCCACCTTTGCTTCCTTCTTTGGTGGCTCCAACCCCTTCGATATCTTCTTTGCCAGCAGCCGCTCCACTCGGCCCTTCAGTGGCTTTGACCCAGATGACATGGATGTGGATGAAGATGAGGACCCATTTGGTGCCTTTGGCCGCTTTGGCTTCAATGGGTTGAGCAGGGGTCCAAGGCGAGCCCCAGAACCACTGTACCCCCGGCGCAAGGTGCAAGACCCCCCTGTGGTGCATGAGCTTCGGGTATCCCTGGAGGAGATCTACCATGGCTCCACTAAGCGCATGAAGATTACAAGACGGCGCCTCAACCCTGATGGGCGAACTGTGCGCACCGAGGACAAAATCCTGCACATCGTCATCAAGCGCGGTTGGAAGGAAGGTACCAAGATCACCTTCCCCAAAGAGGGCGATGCCACACCTGACAACATCCCAGCCGACATTGTCTTCGTGCTCAAAGATAAGCCTCATGCACACTTCCGCCGAGATGGCACCAATGTGCTCTACAGTGCGCTCATCAGCCTCAAGGAg GCGCTGTGTGGCTGCACCGTGAACATTCCCACCATTGATGGCCGAGTGATCCCTCTGCCCTGCAACGATGTTATCAAGCCAGGCACCGTGAAGAGACTCCGCGGGGAGGGCCTCCCCTTCCCCAAGGTGCCCACTCAGCGGGGAGACCTCATTGTTGAGTTCAAAGTTCGGTTCCCTGACAGATTACCACCGCAGACACGGCAGATCCTTAAGCAGCACCTCCCCTGCTCCTAG
- the Dnajb5 gene encoding dnaJ homolog subfamily B member 5 isoform X3: MGKDYYKILGIPSGANEDEIKKAYRKMALKYHPDKNKEPNAEEKFKEIAEAYDVLSDPKKRSLYDQYGEEGLKTGGGTSGGSSGSFHYTFHGDPHATFASFFGGSNPFDIFFASSRSTRPFSGFDPDDMDVDEDEDPFGAFGRFGFNGLSRGPRRAPEPLYPRRKVQDPPVVHELRVSLEEIYHGSTKRMKITRRRLNPDGRTVRTEDKILHIVIKRGWKEGTKITFPKEGDATPDNIPADIVFVLKDKPHAHFRRDGTNVLYSALISLKEALCGCTVNIPTIDGRVIPLPCNDVIKPGTVKRLRGEGLPFPKVPTQRGDLIVEFKVRFPDRLPPQTRQILKQHLPCS; this comes from the exons ATGGGGAAGGATTATTACAAGATTCTCGGGATCCCGTCAGGGGCCAATGAGGATGAGATCAAAAAAGCCTATCGGAAGATGGCCTTGAAATACCACCCAGACAAGAACAAGGAACCCAACGCTGAGGAGAAGTTTAAGGAGATTGCTGAGGCCTATGACGTGCTGAGTGACCCTAAGAAACGGAGCCTGTATGACCAGTATGGGGAGGAAG GCCTCAAGACCGGCGGTGGTACTTCAGGTGGCTCCAGTGGCTCCTTTCACTACACCTTTCATGGGGACCCTCATGCCACCTTTGCTTCCTTCTTTGGTGGCTCCAACCCCTTCGATATCTTCTTTGCCAGCAGCCGCTCCACTCGGCCCTTCAGTGGCTTTGACCCAGATGACATGGATGTGGATGAAGATGAGGACCCATTTGGTGCCTTTGGCCGCTTTGGCTTCAATGGGTTGAGCAGGGGTCCAAGGCGAGCCCCAGAACCACTGTACCCCCGGCGCAAGGTGCAAGACCCCCCTGTGGTGCATGAGCTTCGGGTATCCCTGGAGGAGATCTACCATGGCTCCACTAAGCGCATGAAGATTACAAGACGGCGCCTCAACCCTGATGGGCGAACTGTGCGCACCGAGGACAAAATCCTGCACATCGTCATCAAGCGCGGTTGGAAGGAAGGTACCAAGATCACCTTCCCCAAAGAGGGCGATGCCACACCTGACAACATCCCAGCCGACATTGTCTTCGTGCTCAAAGATAAGCCTCATGCACACTTCCGCCGAGATGGCACCAATGTGCTCTACAGTGCGCTCATCAGCCTCAAGGAg GCGCTGTGTGGCTGCACCGTGAACATTCCCACCATTGATGGCCGAGTGATCCCTCTGCCCTGCAACGATGTTATCAAGCCAGGCACCGTGAAGAGACTCCGCGGGGAGGGCCTCCCCTTCCCCAAGGTGCCCACTCAGCGGGGAGACCTCATTGTTGAGTTCAAAGTTCGGTTCCCTGACAGATTACCACCGCAGACACGGCAGATCCTTAAGCAGCACCTCCCCTGCTCCTAG